From Streptomyces sp. TLI_053, a single genomic window includes:
- a CDS encoding DUF5937 family protein, protein MGELRFGARDLGNLRFAISPLWETAAAARAVTDPGRHVVHLPWIRRAASLGRGGGLGGRTSPPAALTARSGLLAGRLLPAPRCPLAEIEEELSALLATPPEQVRDALAAVPRPAPTGAGRQPAEDPERVLPELAEALHSWWEAAVRPYWPRIRAALEADIAHRTRLLAEDGIHEVLSSLHPTLRRDGDRLRSPDLPADSDGLGGTGLTLTPSAFADRCRVLGGRRGTPPALVYPARALGLLWERRENTDDALARLLGRSRARLLACTGSPSTTTQLAARTGLSLGAVSQHLAVLRDAGLVTGHRYRREVHYTATDLGTALLTRA, encoded by the coding sequence ATGGGCGAGCTGCGGTTCGGGGCGCGCGACCTGGGCAATCTCAGGTTCGCGATCTCCCCGCTCTGGGAGACCGCGGCGGCCGCACGCGCCGTCACCGATCCCGGTCGGCACGTGGTGCACCTGCCCTGGATCCGCCGGGCCGCGTCCCTGGGCCGGGGCGGCGGCCTCGGTGGGCGGACCTCGCCGCCCGCGGCGCTCACCGCCCGGTCCGGCCTGCTGGCGGGGCGACTGCTGCCGGCTCCGCGCTGCCCGCTGGCCGAGATCGAGGAGGAGTTGTCCGCCCTGCTGGCCACCCCGCCCGAACAGGTCCGGGACGCTCTCGCCGCTGTGCCGCGGCCGGCGCCGACCGGCGCCGGACGGCAGCCTGCCGAGGACCCGGAACGCGTCCTGCCCGAGCTCGCCGAGGCCCTGCACTCCTGGTGGGAGGCGGCGGTCCGGCCGTACTGGCCGCGGATCCGCGCCGCCCTGGAGGCGGACATCGCCCACCGGACGCGCCTGCTCGCCGAGGACGGCATCCACGAGGTGCTGTCCTCGCTCCACCCCACCCTGCGCCGGGACGGGGACCGGCTGCGCTCACCCGACCTGCCGGCGGACAGCGACGGCCTCGGCGGCACCGGACTCACCCTCACCCCGAGCGCGTTCGCCGACCGCTGCCGGGTGCTGGGCGGCCGCCGGGGAACACCGCCCGCCCTGGTCTACCCGGCCCGCGCCCTCGGCCTGCTCTGGGAGCGCCGGGAGAACACCGACGACGCGCTCGCCCGGCTGCTCGGGCGCAGCCGCGCCCGCCTGCTCGCCTGCACCGGATCCCCGTCCACCACCACCCAGCTCGCCGCCCGGACCGGCCTCAGCCTGGGCGCGGTCTCCCAGCACCTCGCCGTCCTGCGCGACGCCGGGCTGGTCACCGGCCACCGCTACCGCCGCGAGGTCCACTACACCGCCACCGACCTGGGCACGGCCCTGCTCACCCGGGCGTAG
- a CDS encoding MFS transporter, producing MTPPLPGLLRHADFRRFWAADTVSQAGAAVTLVALPLVAVGTLGATPFEAGLLVAFEYAAFLLIGLPAGAWVDQVRRRPVMVAADVVRAVLLFSVPAASWLGALTLPQLYAVAFGMSVCTAFFDVAYGSYLPHLVPDEQLVAANIRIEAGRSTVQVGGPGVGGALVGALTAPVALVVDVLSFGLSALLLGRIRRPEARPEGSSGTRSGGALRTEIAEGLRFVLGDRLLRAVTLTAAASNLCGTIGASMLMVLLVGELRLSPFLCGLVFTAEAVGGLIGSLLTARFTARLGQGPAMCAAVAGSAVLWLLAVPFFRADGRFVLAVLLQAAGWVLFMTFRITSVAFRQRLCPKPLLGRTTATVRFLVWGVMPIGALAGGVLGQGLGVRQALWAGALGELLAVLPVLCSPLRRMRELPCAPAEPASRPLTGAATG from the coding sequence ATGACTCCTCCACTTCCGGGCCTGCTCCGGCATGCCGACTTCCGACGGTTCTGGGCCGCCGACACCGTCAGTCAGGCGGGTGCGGCCGTCACCCTGGTCGCGCTTCCGCTGGTGGCCGTCGGCACGCTGGGCGCCACACCGTTCGAGGCGGGCCTGCTGGTCGCCTTCGAGTACGCGGCCTTCCTGCTGATCGGACTGCCCGCGGGCGCCTGGGTGGACCAGGTGCGGCGGCGGCCGGTGATGGTCGCCGCGGACGTCGTCCGGGCCGTGCTGCTGTTCTCCGTCCCGGCCGCCTCCTGGCTGGGCGCGCTGACCCTGCCCCAGCTGTACGCGGTGGCGTTCGGGATGTCCGTCTGCACCGCGTTCTTCGACGTGGCGTACGGCAGCTACCTGCCGCACCTGGTGCCGGACGAGCAGCTGGTGGCGGCGAACATCCGGATCGAGGCGGGCCGGAGCACCGTCCAGGTCGGCGGCCCGGGCGTGGGCGGGGCGCTGGTGGGTGCGCTGACCGCGCCGGTCGCGTTGGTGGTGGACGTACTGAGCTTCGGCCTCTCCGCGCTGCTGCTGGGCCGGATCCGGCGGCCCGAGGCCCGGCCGGAGGGTTCCTCGGGCACCCGGTCGGGGGGAGCGCTGCGGACGGAGATCGCCGAGGGGCTGCGCTTCGTCCTCGGCGACCGGCTGCTGCGGGCGGTCACCCTCACCGCCGCCGCCTCCAACCTGTGCGGCACGATCGGCGCCTCGATGCTGATGGTGCTGCTGGTCGGCGAGCTGCGTCTGTCGCCGTTCCTGTGCGGACTCGTGTTCACCGCGGAGGCGGTCGGCGGCCTGATCGGCAGCCTGCTCACGGCGCGGTTCACCGCCCGGCTCGGTCAGGGACCGGCGATGTGCGCGGCGGTGGCGGGCAGCGCCGTGCTCTGGCTGCTGGCGGTGCCGTTCTTCCGGGCCGACGGCCGCTTCGTCCTGGCCGTCCTGCTGCAGGCCGCGGGCTGGGTCCTCTTCATGACCTTCAGGATCACCTCGGTCGCCTTCCGCCAGCGGCTCTGCCCGAAGCCGCTGCTGGGCCGGACGACGGCAACGGTCCGTTTCCTGGTCTGGGGCGTGATGCCGATCGGAGCGCTGGCCGGCGGTGTGCTGGGGCAGGGCCTAGGCGTCCGGCAGGCGCTCTGGGCGGGCGCCCTGGGCGAGCTGCTCGCCGTCCTGCCGGTGCTCTGCTCACCGCTGCGCCGGATGCGCGAACTGCCCTGCGCCCCGGCGGAACCCGCGTCCCGGCCGCTGACCGGCGCGGCCACCGGATGA
- a CDS encoding carbonic anhydrase — protein sequence MEPLIDRARAFPQRAGDTGRELTGLAAGQSPQALFITCSDSRVVPALITNADPGDLFELRTAGNIVPVYRADDASGETATVEYAVEVLGVRDIVVCGHSHCGAVGAVVRGEDLSVVPAVRSWLRHADRAVLRADEAEVFDPTVAGPVQRHVLAQLDRLRGYPAVARRLADGRVRLRGWFYEIHTGLVLEHRADSGLFLPL from the coding sequence ATGGAACCGCTCATCGACCGGGCCCGGGCCTTCCCGCAGCGGGCCGGGGACACCGGCCGCGAACTCACCGGCCTCGCCGCCGGCCAGAGCCCGCAGGCGCTGTTCATCACCTGTTCCGACTCCCGCGTGGTCCCGGCCCTGATCACCAACGCCGACCCCGGCGACCTCTTCGAGCTCCGCACCGCGGGCAACATCGTCCCCGTCTACCGGGCCGACGACGCCTCCGGCGAGACCGCCACCGTCGAGTACGCCGTCGAGGTGCTGGGCGTGCGCGACATCGTGGTCTGCGGCCACTCGCACTGCGGCGCCGTCGGCGCCGTGGTCCGCGGCGAGGACCTCAGCGTGGTGCCCGCCGTCCGCTCCTGGCTTCGCCACGCGGACCGGGCAGTGCTCCGCGCGGACGAGGCCGAGGTCTTCGACCCGACGGTCGCCGGCCCCGTGCAGCGGCACGTCCTGGCCCAGCTCGACCGGCTGCGCGGCTACCCGGCCGTCGCCCGGCGGCTGGCCGACGGGCGGGTCCGGCTGCGCGGCTGGTTCTACGAGATCCACACCGGCCTGGTGCTCGAACACCGGGCCGACAGCGGTCTGTTCCTGCCGCTGTGA
- a CDS encoding methyltransferase domain-containing protein, with amino-acid sequence MEKTPAPDDWLATNRANWDGRVPVHKASDFYDLPGFVSGDEALRGFELAEVGDVSGKSLLHLQCHIGLDTLSWARHGATVTGLDFSAPAVETATELAGKIGADTARFVVSDVYEAVAALDGQTFDIVYTGLGALCWLPDIARWARTAASLVAPGGFLYLAEFHPFGDTLGDDGRTVEYDYFDRDATVWDDPSTYTDGEVTSLASKTVEWQHGIGDVLSALVTEGLRVEFLHEHDFTLFPRFPVLERDRGFRFPAGQPRVPLMYSLRASKPA; translated from the coding sequence ATGGAGAAGACCCCTGCCCCCGACGACTGGCTGGCGACCAACCGCGCCAACTGGGACGGCCGTGTCCCGGTGCACAAGGCCAGCGATTTCTACGACCTCCCCGGCTTCGTGTCCGGCGACGAGGCACTGCGCGGTTTCGAGCTGGCCGAGGTCGGTGACGTCAGCGGCAAGTCCCTGCTCCACCTCCAGTGCCACATCGGCCTGGACACCCTGTCCTGGGCCCGCCACGGCGCCACCGTGACCGGCCTGGACTTCTCCGCGCCGGCGGTGGAGACCGCCACCGAACTGGCCGGGAAGATCGGCGCGGACACGGCCCGATTCGTCGTCTCCGACGTGTACGAGGCGGTGGCGGCGCTCGACGGGCAGACCTTCGACATCGTCTACACCGGCCTCGGCGCCCTGTGCTGGCTCCCGGACATCGCGCGCTGGGCCCGCACCGCGGCCTCCCTGGTCGCCCCGGGCGGCTTCCTCTACCTGGCGGAGTTCCACCCCTTCGGCGACACCCTGGGCGACGACGGCCGGACGGTGGAGTACGACTACTTCGACCGCGACGCCACGGTCTGGGACGACCCCAGCACCTACACCGACGGCGAGGTGACGTCCCTGGCCTCCAAGACGGTCGAGTGGCAGCACGGGATCGGCGACGTCCTCAGCGCCCTGGTGACCGAGGGCCTGCGGGTGGAGTTCCTGCACGAGCACGACTTCACGCTGTTCCCGCGCTTCCCGGTGCTGGAGCGCGACCGGGGCTTCCGTTTCCCGGCCGGGCAGCCCCGCGTCCCGCTGATGTACTCGCTCCGCGCGAGCAAGCCCGCCTGA
- a CDS encoding SulP family inorganic anion transporter: MTRRPALRLSTLRSDLPASLVVFLVALPLCVGVAVASGVPAELGLVTGIVGGLVTGLMPGSSLQVSGPAAGLTVLVLAAVQEHGLATLGVITAAAGLLQLAMGAARLGRLFRAISVSVVQGMLAGIGLILIAGQLYALADIKGPTGGPAKLAGLPGLAADIAGDGRALAAVAIGAGTIAVLLLWPRLPAKVRIVPAPLAAVAGATAVTALFDLPVARVDVAGLVGVVDVPGLSDFAALGSLGVLGTAFAFALIASAESLFSAAAVDRLHHGPRTDYDRELLAQGVGNTVCGLLGALPMTAVIVRSAANVQAGARTKASRVLHGVWLLLFAALLPAALGVIPLAALAGVLVHAGAKLVPLRALRPLWRADRGEAAILAVTAIAIVLTNLLEGVLLGLLLAVLKSAWDTSHLQVAVTELPDGAVRVTLHGSATFLRLPRLLETLESLEGLPADRPVRLDLAGVRHLDHACRSALDQWQERHNRSGSAELVGLPA, from the coding sequence ATGACTCGTCGTCCCGCCCTTCGGCTGAGCACTCTGCGCTCCGACCTCCCCGCCTCCCTCGTCGTCTTCCTGGTGGCGCTGCCGCTCTGCGTGGGCGTCGCCGTCGCCTCCGGCGTACCGGCCGAACTCGGCCTGGTCACCGGCATCGTCGGTGGCCTGGTGACCGGCCTGATGCCCGGCAGCAGCCTCCAGGTGTCCGGCCCCGCCGCCGGGCTGACCGTCCTCGTCCTCGCCGCCGTCCAGGAGCACGGCCTCGCCACCCTCGGCGTGATCACCGCCGCGGCCGGCCTGCTCCAGCTCGCCATGGGCGCCGCCCGCCTCGGCCGGCTCTTCCGGGCGATCTCCGTCTCGGTCGTCCAGGGCATGCTGGCGGGCATCGGCCTGATCCTGATCGCCGGTCAGCTCTACGCGCTGGCCGACATCAAGGGCCCCACCGGCGGCCCCGCCAAGCTCGCCGGACTCCCCGGCCTCGCCGCCGACATCGCCGGGGACGGGCGCGCGCTCGCCGCCGTCGCGATCGGCGCAGGGACGATCGCGGTCCTGCTGCTCTGGCCGCGCCTGCCCGCCAAGGTCCGGATCGTGCCCGCGCCGCTGGCCGCCGTGGCCGGTGCGACGGCCGTCACCGCGCTGTTCGACCTGCCCGTCGCCCGGGTCGACGTGGCCGGGCTCGTGGGCGTCGTCGATGTGCCCGGCCTGTCCGACTTCGCGGCGCTCGGCAGCCTCGGCGTGCTCGGCACGGCCTTCGCCTTCGCGCTGATCGCCTCCGCCGAGAGCCTGTTCAGCGCCGCCGCCGTCGACCGCCTGCACCACGGCCCGCGCACCGACTACGACCGCGAACTGCTCGCCCAGGGCGTCGGCAACACCGTCTGCGGCCTGCTGGGCGCCCTGCCCATGACCGCCGTGATCGTCCGCAGCGCGGCCAACGTCCAGGCCGGCGCCAGGACCAAGGCGTCCCGGGTGCTGCACGGGGTCTGGCTGCTGCTCTTCGCCGCGCTGCTCCCCGCCGCCCTCGGTGTCATCCCGCTCGCCGCCCTGGCCGGCGTCCTGGTCCACGCCGGGGCCAAGCTCGTTCCGCTGCGCGCCCTGCGGCCGCTCTGGCGGGCCGACCGGGGCGAGGCCGCGATCCTCGCCGTCACCGCGATCGCCATCGTGCTGACCAACCTGCTCGAAGGCGTCCTGCTCGGCCTCCTGCTCGCCGTGCTCAAGAGCGCCTGGGACACCTCCCACCTCCAGGTCGCCGTCACCGAACTGCCCGACGGCGCGGTCCGGGTGACCCTCCACGGCAGCGCCACCTTCCTCCGGCTGCCCCGCCTCCTGGAGACCCTCGAATCCCTGGAGGGCCTGCCGGCGGACCGCCCGGTCCGCCTCGACCTCGCCGGCGTGCGTCACCTCGACCACGCCTGCCGCAGCGCCCTGGACCAGTGGCAGGAGCGCCACAACCGCAGTGGGTCCGCCGAACTCGTGGGGCTGCCCGCCTGA
- a CDS encoding dynamin family protein gives MTAADLRRAALAVLTDAAGAEHLPGEFRRTLAEQAGRLAAPFAVALVGRVSSGKSTLVNALLGTRLAPTGVTELTMTVNRFRYGAPAALAVHFEDGTVVHHPDLSALEALTVRTADAPRRHGPPHRIDHLETAFPHPALAGTEIVDTPGLDSATGPESAATLRLLGRTASGVTGSTVTEGARADALVLTFTARGVHREELRLTSDFLAHVPGLGPLNTVGALTKTELFWDPVDTPDPFLPARRVADQLLRAAGASRLLYTAVPVAGLLASGAADLDAADLADLTALATGCEPHRLAELAAEADRFTAADGVLPLPAAARSRLYRRFGGWGVATAQRLVRDGATEAGPLRAELLRISGIDTLRALLRDHFGGRADLIKAARAFRTVPRLAGLTAAGLTGEPARAVAAVAGAFTAVELRHAQAYAELRSLRDHFEGRLDLPADQVAELLRVTGEHGSTAADRLGLPPGTDRAVLLAAARARLDHWHRLLAAPTVGGPARQAQLTVRDAYEAIHHDLSRSEPSR, from the coding sequence GTGACCGCCGCCGACCTCCGGCGGGCCGCGCTGGCCGTCCTCACCGACGCGGCCGGGGCCGAGCACCTGCCCGGGGAGTTCCGGCGGACGCTGGCCGAGCAGGCCGGACGGCTCGCCGCGCCGTTCGCCGTCGCCCTGGTCGGCCGGGTCAGCAGCGGCAAGTCCACCCTGGTCAACGCCCTGCTCGGGACCAGGCTCGCCCCGACGGGGGTGACCGAGCTGACCATGACGGTCAACCGGTTCCGCTACGGCGCCCCGGCCGCGCTGGCGGTGCACTTCGAGGACGGCACCGTGGTCCACCACCCGGACCTGTCCGCCCTGGAGGCCCTCACCGTCCGCACCGCCGACGCCCCCCGGCGGCACGGACCGCCGCACCGGATCGACCATCTGGAGACCGCCTTCCCGCACCCCGCGCTGGCCGGCACGGAGATCGTCGACACCCCGGGGCTGGACTCCGCCACCGGCCCCGAGTCGGCCGCCACCCTGCGACTGCTGGGCCGCACCGCGAGCGGCGTCACCGGGTCGACGGTGACCGAGGGCGCGAGGGCCGACGCGCTGGTGCTGACCTTCACCGCCCGAGGGGTCCACCGGGAGGAACTGCGCCTCACCTCCGACTTCCTGGCCCATGTGCCCGGGCTCGGTCCGCTCAACACCGTCGGCGCGCTGACCAAGACCGAACTGTTCTGGGACCCGGTCGACACCCCGGACCCGTTCCTGCCCGCCCGGCGGGTCGCGGACCAACTGCTGCGCGCCGCCGGGGCATCCCGGCTGCTGTACACGGCGGTGCCGGTGGCGGGCCTGCTCGCCTCGGGCGCAGCCGACCTGGACGCCGCCGACCTCGCCGACCTGACCGCGCTCGCCACCGGTTGCGAGCCGCACCGGCTGGCCGAACTCGCCGCGGAGGCCGACCGGTTCACCGCGGCGGACGGCGTACTGCCGCTGCCGGCCGCCGCCCGGTCCCGCCTCTACCGGCGCTTCGGCGGCTGGGGCGTGGCGACCGCGCAGCGGCTGGTCCGCGACGGCGCCACCGAGGCCGGGCCGCTGCGCGCCGAACTGCTCCGGATCTCCGGCATCGACACGCTGCGCGCCCTGCTCCGCGACCATTTCGGCGGACGCGCCGACCTCATCAAGGCCGCCCGGGCGTTCCGCACCGTGCCCCGGCTCGCCGGGCTGACGGCGGCCGGGCTGACCGGCGAGCCGGCCCGCGCCGTGGCCGCCGTGGCCGGCGCGTTCACCGCCGTCGAACTCCGGCACGCCCAGGCGTACGCCGAACTGCGCTCGCTGCGCGACCACTTCGAGGGCCGGCTCGACCTGCCCGCCGACCAGGTGGCCGAGTTGCTGCGGGTCACCGGTGAGCACGGCAGCACCGCGGCGGACCGGCTGGGCCTGCCGCCGGGCACGGACCGCGCGGTGCTGCTGGCCGCCGCCCGCGCCCGGCTCGACCACTGGCACCGGCTGCTCGCCGCTCCCACCGTCGGCGGTCCGGCCCGGCAGGCCCAACTGACCGTCCGGGACGCCTACGAGGCGATCCACCACGACCTCTCGCGATCGGAGCCGTCCAGGTGA
- a CDS encoding BadF/BadG/BcrA/BcrD ATPase family protein translates to MERAAGESWVVGVDVGGSGIRVGAAPAGRPVDPAGVRTVGSAAAARVSASAGGQDARALLDRLLPALGALVAGLPDGAGIGAVAVGATGMALLGRDLAARLPGPLARATGARRLVLAGDAVTAYVGALGTAAGVVVAGGTGLVAIGLRPGGNWCRADGWGQLLGDCGGGAWLGRAGLEAALRAQDGRNGGSPALLAAAERHYGPVAGLPAALQPRPDRAALLAEFAPAVVAAAGGGCPVAADLLRRAGEEIADSASAAAAAAGRTEPRLALTGGLFRFDPLRRATLDALAVRLPAARPRPPDGPPLLGALRLARAAATAVTTPAAPASALGSATVSTATVSSATVGTAAPDFPWPLDPPLLAVLDLPAVLDLPAADGPRRP, encoded by the coding sequence ATGGAGCGGGCGGCGGGGGAGTCCTGGGTGGTCGGGGTGGACGTCGGCGGCTCCGGCATCCGGGTCGGGGCGGCGCCCGCGGGCCGGCCGGTGGATCCGGCGGGGGTGCGGACGGTCGGGTCGGCCGCCGCCGCGCGGGTGTCCGCCTCGGCCGGAGGGCAGGACGCGCGGGCGCTGCTCGACCGGCTGCTGCCCGCACTCGGCGCCCTGGTCGCCGGCCTGCCCGACGGGGCCGGGATCGGCGCGGTCGCCGTGGGCGCCACCGGGATGGCCCTGCTCGGCCGCGACCTGGCGGCCCGGCTGCCCGGCCCGCTCGCCCGCGCCACCGGCGCCCGGCGGCTGGTGCTCGCGGGGGACGCGGTCACGGCCTACGTGGGCGCGCTGGGCACCGCCGCCGGGGTGGTGGTGGCCGGCGGGACGGGGCTGGTCGCGATCGGCCTCCGCCCGGGCGGGAACTGGTGCCGTGCCGACGGCTGGGGCCAGTTGCTCGGGGACTGCGGCGGCGGCGCCTGGCTCGGCCGGGCCGGGCTGGAAGCGGCGCTGCGGGCGCAGGACGGCCGCAACGGGGGTTCGCCCGCGCTGCTGGCGGCGGCCGAGCGGCACTACGGCCCGGTGGCCGGCCTCCCGGCCGCGCTCCAGCCGCGTCCGGACCGGGCGGCGCTGCTCGCGGAGTTCGCCCCGGCGGTGGTCGCGGCTGCCGGGGGCGGCTGTCCGGTCGCCGCGGACCTGCTCCGCCGTGCGGGCGAGGAGATCGCCGACAGCGCGAGCGCCGCCGCCGCGGCCGCCGGTCGGACCGAGCCCCGGCTCGCCCTGACCGGGGGTCTGTTCCGCTTCGACCCACTGCGCCGGGCGACCCTGGACGCGCTCGCGGTCCGCCTCCCCGCCGCCCGCCCCCGCCCTCCGGACGGCCCGCCGCTGCTCGGAGCCCTCCGGCTGGCCCGGGCCGCCGCGACCGCCGTCACCACCCCCGCTGCCCCGGCATCCGCGCTCGGCAGCGCCACTGTCAGCACCGCCACCGTCAGCAGCGCCACCGTCGGCACCGCCGCACCGGACTTCCCCTGGCCGCTGGACCCGCCCCTGCTCGCCGTCCTCGACCTCCCCGCCGTCCTCGACCTCCCCGCCGCCGACGGCCCGCGGCGGCCGTGA
- a CDS encoding dynamin family protein, which yields MTGIDTGTVAADTTAALERLGAAARARGLAGTAERLDEAVRRLADGRIVVVVCGEFNRGKSSLVNALVRRPGLLPVDVLQTTSVVTTLAWGTRDTATVHLREQNGGTRQREVPFTELADYVAESANPGNRLRAELLDLRLPSEALTGGTVLVDTPGIGGVFPEHTAVTAGFLASADAVVFVADTTSPLSAAELRFLRHALTAAAAGSTGPDAPDADSAGPDRPAAGSTGPDKPAADPGGLLVVLTRADQADAEDRRAMLDNTRAKLAALTGDRDGGPAVLAVSTRARLRHLAAAGARPDAPASADGAADPDSGYPEFESALRGLLRRRRASLLLARPLAEADAAVTALLRPLEAEREALARETDETLARLRASAEAGQREAAGARRSGAEWRTELRAELRKLRNALTGSLHDDLDAVWERICNDLLHDESLQDDADRLAAEVASAYAAVAGATAHRAETELRAVVAAFARQHRLGIGPVGAGRIAAPGAVRLDPDLGSGRAPGPMMPVSRDGSFGASMGAAVGGMLFGPAGAAVGGAIGLVAGLLRGLGAVRDQEVQARRRNLRDQLALVRSRQQRVITEGLRSLLDTAAEQAERELDSLLRQQDESAQETVSRLRAAAETTRAEAGARHKVLTEEHGALIAAGREVARLAALVAAVVDEPPAGTGPAGAPRSGPAGAPDEGPGAAPRPAPEDGPGAAPGPGAVGR from the coding sequence ATGACGGGGATCGACACGGGCACGGTCGCGGCCGACACCACGGCCGCCCTGGAACGGCTCGGTGCGGCGGCGCGGGCGCGCGGGCTGGCCGGGACCGCCGAACGGCTGGACGAGGCGGTGCGGCGGCTCGCGGACGGACGGATCGTGGTCGTGGTCTGCGGCGAGTTCAACCGGGGCAAGTCCAGCCTGGTCAACGCGCTGGTGCGGCGACCGGGGCTGCTGCCGGTGGACGTGCTCCAGACCACCAGCGTGGTCACCACGCTGGCCTGGGGCACCCGGGACACGGCGACCGTGCACCTTCGCGAGCAGAACGGCGGCACGCGGCAGCGGGAGGTCCCGTTCACCGAACTGGCCGACTACGTGGCGGAGAGCGCCAACCCCGGCAACCGGCTGCGGGCCGAACTGCTCGACCTGCGACTGCCGTCCGAGGCGCTGACGGGGGGCACCGTCCTGGTCGACACCCCGGGCATCGGCGGGGTGTTCCCCGAGCACACGGCGGTGACCGCCGGCTTCCTCGCCTCCGCCGACGCGGTGGTCTTCGTCGCCGACACGACCTCGCCGCTCTCCGCCGCCGAACTGCGCTTCCTCCGCCACGCCCTGACCGCCGCGGCCGCCGGCAGCACGGGACCGGACGCACCGGACGCCGACAGCGCGGGGCCGGACCGGCCGGCCGCCGGCAGCACCGGTCCGGACAAGCCGGCCGCAGATCCGGGCGGCCTGCTGGTCGTCCTCACCCGCGCCGACCAGGCGGACGCCGAGGACCGGCGGGCCATGCTCGACAACACCCGCGCCAAGCTCGCCGCACTGACCGGCGACAGGGACGGCGGCCCCGCCGTGCTGGCGGTGTCGACCCGCGCCCGGCTGCGCCACCTGGCCGCCGCCGGGGCCCGGCCGGACGCGCCCGCCTCCGCGGACGGGGCCGCCGACCCCGACAGCGGCTACCCCGAATTCGAGTCCGCACTCCGGGGCCTGCTGCGCCGCCGCCGGGCGAGCCTGCTGCTGGCCCGGCCGCTGGCCGAGGCGGACGCCGCCGTCACGGCCCTGCTGCGACCGCTGGAGGCGGAACGGGAGGCACTCGCCCGGGAGACCGACGAGACGCTGGCCCGGCTGCGGGCCTCGGCCGAGGCCGGGCAGCGCGAGGCCGCCGGAGCCCGCCGGTCCGGCGCCGAGTGGCGCACCGAACTCCGCGCCGAGCTGCGGAAGCTGCGCAACGCGCTGACCGGCTCCCTGCACGACGACCTGGACGCGGTGTGGGAACGGATCTGCAACGACCTGCTGCACGACGAGTCCCTCCAGGACGACGCGGACCGGCTGGCCGCCGAGGTGGCCTCCGCCTACGCGGCGGTGGCGGGCGCGACCGCGCACCGGGCCGAGACCGAACTCCGTGCCGTGGTGGCCGCCTTCGCCCGGCAGCACCGGCTCGGGATCGGGCCGGTCGGGGCGGGACGGATCGCCGCGCCCGGAGCGGTGCGGCTGGACCCGGACCTGGGCTCCGGCCGAGCGCCCGGGCCGATGATGCCGGTGAGCCGGGACGGCTCGTTCGGGGCCTCGATGGGCGCCGCCGTCGGCGGGATGCTGTTCGGACCGGCGGGCGCTGCCGTCGGCGGCGCGATCGGCCTGGTCGCGGGCCTGCTGCGCGGGCTCGGAGCCGTCCGCGACCAGGAGGTCCAGGCCCGCCGGCGCAATCTGCGCGACCAGCTCGCCCTGGTGCGCTCGCGCCAGCAGCGGGTGATCACCGAGGGCCTGCGGAGCCTGCTCGACACCGCGGCGGAGCAGGCCGAGCGGGAGCTGGACAGTCTGCTGCGCCAGCAGGACGAGAGCGCGCAGGAGACCGTGTCGCGGCTCCGGGCGGCGGCGGAGACCACCCGCGCCGAGGCCGGGGCCCGGCACAAGGTGCTGACCGAGGAGCACGGCGCACTGATCGCGGCCGGACGCGAGGTGGCCCGGCTGGCGGCCCTGGTCGCGGCGGTCGTCGACGAGCCCCCGGCCGGGACGGGCCCCGCGGGCGCGCCCCGGTCCGGCCCCGCGGGCGCGCCCGACGAAGGTCCCGGGGCCGCGCCCCGCCCCGCGCCCGAGGACGGTCCCGGGGCCGCACCCGGCCCCGGGGCGGTGGGGCGGTGA